The DNA region TATTGGCACATGCCCGGGCCCTTCAACCATCGTTTGAACTCCAAATTCTCTCGCCCTTCTTACCAAGCGCCCTAATGTATAGAGCTCACTCATTTGGAGCTCGTCTCCAGCGTCTGGCAGACCGCCGGGTCTAAGACCATCGCCTAAGCTCAAAACCACGTCATATTCCTTGGCAAGCTCCAAAAGGTAGTCGTAGTCTTTGTAGAACGGGTTCTCTTTTTCCCAATGGAGTATCCAAGCCGCCAAGAATGTGCCTCCCCTCGAGACCATTCCCACGAGTCTCGTAGTGCGCTTCATCTTTTCGACAACCTCTTTAGTAACGCCGACGTGAATAGTTGCATAATCAATACCATCCTTAAAGTGTTTCTCAACAGCGTTCCACATGTCATCTTCGCTCATCTCGATGATGGCCTTCCCGTTGACGAGCATTTCCTCAGCAGCTTGATATATGGGCACCGTTCCAATGGGCACATCAACAGCCCTCATGATTTTCTTCCTTATCTTGTCCAAATCACCGCCCGTTGACAAGTCCATTATCGTGTCGGCCCCGTACTTCATGGCTATCTTGGCCTTCTCAATCTCTTCTTCAACGTTCACTATGTCCCTTGAGGTTCCGATGTTTGCATTAATCTTTACCCTCACTCCTCTACCTACGGCGACTGGCTTTACCCAATCATGAACGAGGTTTCTAAAAATGACAGTATAACCTTTAGCAACGTTTTTTCTAAGCTCTTCTGCTTTTATCCCTTCTCTTTCAGCGATGAACTTCATCTCTTCCGTTATTATTCCTTTTTTGGCGTCTTCCATTTGGGTCATTTTTATCACCAAGTTATTAATTTACAAAACTATGTTTTAACATAGTGGTTAAAAGGGTTTTGGGAAATATTTATATTCAAGTTTTAGCTTGAGATAAATTGAAAGTTATCCTTGAGGTGTTGGAAATGAAGCTGAAGGTTATCGAACAAAAGGGAACTGAAAGACTGAAGAGAGGATTTGCCAAGATGGTTAAGGGCGGCGTTATAATGGACGTTACAAACGCTGAGCAGGCTCAAATAGCCGAAGAAGCTGGAGCTGTTGCAGTCATGGCTTTGGAAAAGGTGCCCGCCGATATAAGAAAAGCGGGCGGTGTTGCAAGAATGGCCGATCCCAAAAAGATTGAAGAGATTATGGATGCCGTTACTATTCCCGTGATGGCAAAGATTAGGATAGGTCACTATGCCGAAGCTCTTGCTTTGGAGGCTTTGGGCGTTGATATGATAGACGAGAGCGAGGTTCTAACACCAGCCGATCCGTACTTCCATGTAGATAAGCGCAAATTCAAAGTGCCATTTGTTTGCGGCGCAAGAAACCTTGGAGAGGCAGTTAGGAGAATTTGGGAAGGCTCCGCAATGATTAGAACCAAGGGTGAAGCGGGAACTGGGAACATTATTGAAGCGGTTAGGCATGTTCGCCTCGTTGATGACAATATAAAGCTCCTCAAGCGCTTAGGGGATGAGCAGATTTATGGAATAGCTAAGAAGTTTGCTGAGCCATACTTGAGGCTCGCCAAGGAGATTAGGGAAATAAGCGGTCTCGATCCAAGAATATTGGAGAACGAGCCAATTTACGAAGAATACACTTACCAGGATATAGTAAATGGCCTGTATAAGATTCTCCTCGAGATTAAGGACTTAGGAAGACTTCCGGTGGTCAATTTCGCCGCTGGAGGTGTTGCAACACCTGCTGATGCTGCTTTAATGATGCAAATGGGAATGGACGGAGTATTCGTTGGTAGTGGGATATTCAAGAGCTCAAACCCAGCAATGATGGCGAAGGCAATAGTTGAGGCTGTAAACCACTACGATGAGCCCGATGTAGTGGCGGAAATAAGCAAGGACTTAGGTGAGCCAATGCATGGACTTGAGCTCGAGAAGCTCGAGGTTCGCTTAGAGGAGAGGGGAGTATGAAGGTCGGCGTTATTGGGGTTCAAGGAGCTGTAAGTGAGCACATTGAAGCCGCTAAGAAAGCGATGGAAAAGCTCGGCGTTAGCGGGAAGGTCTTTTGGCTTAAAAAGCCAGAGCAGCTTGAGAGCATTGACGCAATAATAATTCCTGGTGGAGAGAGCACAACAATTTCAAGGCTCATGGTGAAGAACGGCCTCCTTGATAAAGTCAGGGAGCTTGGCGAAAGTGGGCTTCCAATAATAGGGACATGTGCAGGGTTGATAATGCTTGCCAAGGAAGTTGATGGGGCCATTGAGGAACAGAGATTCCTTGAGCTTTTGGACATTAAGGTTAACAGGAACGCCTACGGTCGTCAGGTGGACTCCTTCGAGGCTCCACTAAGACTAACCTTCGATGAAGAGCCATTTTTGGGCGTTTTCATAAGGGCCCCGCGCATCGTTGAAGTCTTTGGAAAGGCAAAACCTTTGGCTTATTGCAGGAATGAGGTCGTTGGAGTCGAGCAGGACGGCTTAATTGGCTTAACTTTTCACCCTGAGCTTACAGACGACACGAGGCTGCACGAATACTTCCTGAGAAAAGCCCTCTGATTTTTTACATTTTTTTGTAAAAACAAAACTTTTAAATTCTAATTTTTAACATTTTCTTGGTGATGAAATGGAGTGGAAAATAGGCACTTATGCTTCTCACTCTGCCCTTCAGATTCTCAAAGGAGCTAAGGATGAAGGCTTTCAGACTGTGATCTTTGGAAAGGAGAGAGTTAAGCCGCTCTACACAAAATACTTTCCAGTTGCCGATGAGTTTTTAGTTGGTGAATATCCTGAGAGAGAGCTTTTAGAAAAGAAAGTCATAATAGTCCCACATGGCTCATTTGTAGCCCATTTGGGTGTTGAAAGGGTTGAATCCATGAAAGTCCCGTACTACGGTAACAAAGCTGTCCTTAGGTGGGAGAGCGATAGGAGTTTAGAGAGAAAATGGCTCCAAAAGGCCAATCTTAAGGTTCCACAAGTTTATGAAGACCCAGACGACATAGATAAGCCCGTCATCGTGAAGTTTCACGGTGCTAAAGGTGGTAAGGGCTACTTCTTGGCCAAAGATTCGAGAGACTTTTGGAGGAAGGCTCAAAAGGTGGGCATTAATAGTAAGGATGACCTTAAAGGTGTGCAGATTCAGGAGTATATTCTTGGAGTTCCGGTCTATCCGCACTACTTCTATTCAAAGCTTAATGGCGAGCTTGAGCTGATGAGTATTGATAGGCGATATGAGACCAATGTAGATGGCATCGGGAGAATCTCAGCTAAAGACCAGCTCGAGCTTGACTTTGAAAACTCGTACGTTGTAGTTGGCAACATTCCCATAGTCCTGAGAGAGAGCCTTCTTATGGAAGTTATAGAGATGGGAGAGAGGACTGTTAAAGCAGCTGAAGAGATTATGGGCGGCCTTTGGGGTCCATTTTGCTTGGAAACCATACTCACAGACGAAATGGAGTTTATCGTCTTTGAGATTTCCGCTAGAATAGTCGCGGGGACGAATCCATTCGTTAACGGTTCGCCATACACTTGGCTCCGCTATGATTTCCCCATGAGCACGGGGCGGAGAATTGCGAGGGAAATAAAGCAGGCTATAGAAGAAGATAGGTTAGATGATATTTTGACATAAACATGATAAATAGCCTTATAAATGGTTAAATTTTATGCAGAAGAAAGTAAAGGTGATTGGCATGTGGGAGAGCTTCATAGATGAAAAGGTAAATGAAGTTAGGGAAAAGGTTGGGGATGGAAAAGCTATTATAGCACTCTCAGGAGGAGTTGACAGCTCAACATGTGCAATTTTAGCGCACAAAGCTATCGGTGATAAGCTCTATGCCGTCTTCGTTAATACTGGCTTCTTGAGGAAGGGAGAGCCAGAGTTCGTCATAAAGACATTTAGGGACGAGTTTGGCTTAAACCTCATCTACATCGACGCTCAGGAGCGCTTCTTTGAAGCGTTGAAGGGAGTGACAGATCCAGAGGAGAAACGCAAGATAATCGGGAAAGTTTTCATAGACGTCTTTGAAGAGGTTGCCAATGAAATAAATGCTGACTTCTTAATTCAAGGCACCATAGCTCCGGATTGGATTGAAAGCCAAGGAAAGATAAAGAGCCACCACAATGTCGGTGGTTTGCCTGAGAGGCTCAACTTAGAGCTAATCGAGCCGCTGAGGGATTTATACAAAGATGAGGTTAGGGAAGTCGCTAAAGAGCTTGGTCTTCCAGAGAGGATATACAATAGAATGCCATTCCCTGGGCCGGGCTTAGCCGTCCGCGTGTTGGGTGAAGTCACGCCCGAGAAGGTTGCAATCGTTAGAGAGGCCAACGCAATAGTGGAGGAAGAAATTGAGAAGGCTAAGCTAAAGCCGTGGCAGGCCTTTGCCGTCCTCTTGGGAGTTAAGACCGTTGGCGTGCAGGGAGACATAAGGGCTTACAAAGAAACAATAGCCGTCCGTGTAGTGGAGAGCCTCGATGGAATGACAGCCAACGCTATGAATGTGCCTTTTGATGTTCTCCAAAGGATAGCCTTTAGGATAACGAGCGAGGTTCCTCAAGTGGGGAGAGTGCTCTACGACATAACAAACAAGCCTCCAGCGACGATTGAGTTTGAGTGAGGGATCAAAAATGATAATCATAATGGACAACCACGGGCAATATGTGCACAGGATTTGGCGCACTTTGAGGTATTTGGGAGTTGAGGCAAAGATAGTTCCAAACACTATCCCCTTAGAGGAAATTAAAGCCATGGAGCCAAAGGGCATAATCTTCTCAGGTGGGCCAGATATTGAGAGAACTGGAAACTGCGGCGCAATTTTAGAGCGCTATGATGAGTTCAACGTGCCTATTTTGGGCATCTGCCTCGGTCACCAGCTCATAGCTAAGCACTTTGGGGGCAAGGTTGGGCGTGGTGAGAAGGCGGAGTACAGCCTCGTTGAGGTGGAAATCTTAGACGAAGATGACATATTTAAGGGCCTTCCAAAGCGTCTCAAAGTCTGGGAGAGTCACATGGATGAGGTTAAAGCGCTCCCCGAGGACTTTGAGCTTTTAGCTAGGAGTGATTTCTGCCCCATTGAAGCTATGAAACATAAGGAATTGCCAATTTATGGGGTGCAATTCCATCCGGAAGTTGCACACACCGAAAGGGGAAGCGAGATCTATAAAAACTTTGCAAGGCTCTGCGGCGAGCTTGAGTAATCTTTTTCTACTTCTCATTTTTACAATCTCGAAGTGTAAAATGGAAAACTTTTTAACGTTTTGTATATTACTAATCTTTAGAGTATAAAGGGGTGCGCTTATGGGTTACACTATATACTACAGAGTAGTGTTCGTTGACGAGAAGAAAGCCTTAAGAGTGCTGGAAGAAGTGTGTACTGGACTTGGGCTTCAAATTGAAAAGAAAGGCAGTGCTATTGTAATAATCCCCAAGTGCACTTGTATCGAGCCGCTAATAATTAAAAGTGGGGAGTGGAGTTTTTCAAAAACATATAAAAAAGAGCCTTACACTTCTCTCTACAAGCTGATATTGCTCTCGCTCTCTTCTTTTGGCTCTGTGGAACTGTTCGATGATGAGGGTTTTGTTTTGTAGACCTCCATTATCTTTTTCGGCACAGCTCCTTTTAGAGTCCTCTCCTCGACCAATACCTTAACAACGCTTCCTACCTCTACTTCCTCACTTTTGTCAATCCAGTACTCCCCTGGCTTAATATTTGCCCTTATATCGTCATGGACGCTCACTTTAACGAGCTCTCCCCTTACTTCTTCGACAACTCCGTAAGTCCAATCTCTCTTGTACTTGGCCCTAAAGAGGTGCCTGAATGCTAGAACTAAAGCAAAGATTGCGATTAGGTATGCGTAGAGGTAGTAGATGTTCACCGCTATCTTCCTCAATATTAGGTAACCTAAAAAGGAAACAAATGCTATGGAT from Palaeococcus pacificus DY20341 includes:
- the pdxS gene encoding pyridoxal 5'-phosphate synthase lyase subunit PdxS; the protein is MKLKVIEQKGTERLKRGFAKMVKGGVIMDVTNAEQAQIAEEAGAVAVMALEKVPADIRKAGGVARMADPKKIEEIMDAVTIPVMAKIRIGHYAEALALEALGVDMIDESEVLTPADPYFHVDKRKFKVPFVCGARNLGEAVRRIWEGSAMIRTKGEAGTGNIIEAVRHVRLVDDNIKLLKRLGDEQIYGIAKKFAEPYLRLAKEIREISGLDPRILENEPIYEEYTYQDIVNGLYKILLEIKDLGRLPVVNFAAGGVATPADAALMMQMGMDGVFVGSGIFKSSNPAMMAKAIVEAVNHYDEPDVVAEISKDLGEPMHGLELEKLEVRLEERGV
- the thiC gene encoding phosphomethylpyrimidine synthase ThiC, with product MTQMEDAKKGIITEEMKFIAEREGIKAEELRKNVAKGYTVIFRNLVHDWVKPVAVGRGVRVKINANIGTSRDIVNVEEEIEKAKIAMKYGADTIMDLSTGGDLDKIRKKIMRAVDVPIGTVPIYQAAEEMLVNGKAIIEMSEDDMWNAVEKHFKDGIDYATIHVGVTKEVVEKMKRTTRLVGMVSRGGTFLAAWILHWEKENPFYKDYDYLLELAKEYDVVLSLGDGLRPGGLPDAGDELQMSELYTLGRLVRRAREFGVQTMVEGPGHVPIDQIPMQIKIAKVATDNAPFYVLGPLVTDIFPGYDHIAGAIGGAIAALNGADFLCYVTPAEHLGLPTKEHVRLGVIATKLAAHAVNLTRFEEDYKKDYRMSLARGGLNWRKQFELAMDKERFDEIREDRPTSTEACSMCGDLCAIRLINDMLKR
- a CDS encoding GMP synthase subunit A; amino-acid sequence: MIIIMDNHGQYVHRIWRTLRYLGVEAKIVPNTIPLEEIKAMEPKGIIFSGGPDIERTGNCGAILERYDEFNVPILGICLGHQLIAKHFGGKVGRGEKAEYSLVEVEILDEDDIFKGLPKRLKVWESHMDEVKALPEDFELLARSDFCPIEAMKHKELPIYGVQFHPEVAHTERGSEIYKNFARLCGELE
- the pdxT gene encoding pyridoxal 5'-phosphate synthase glutaminase subunit PdxT, whose protein sequence is MKVGVIGVQGAVSEHIEAAKKAMEKLGVSGKVFWLKKPEQLESIDAIIIPGGESTTISRLMVKNGLLDKVRELGESGLPIIGTCAGLIMLAKEVDGAIEEQRFLELLDIKVNRNAYGRQVDSFEAPLRLTFDEEPFLGVFIRAPRIVEVFGKAKPLAYCRNEVVGVEQDGLIGLTFHPELTDDTRLHEYFLRKAL
- the guaA gene encoding glutamine-hydrolyzing GMP synthase — protein: MWESFIDEKVNEVREKVGDGKAIIALSGGVDSSTCAILAHKAIGDKLYAVFVNTGFLRKGEPEFVIKTFRDEFGLNLIYIDAQERFFEALKGVTDPEEKRKIIGKVFIDVFEEVANEINADFLIQGTIAPDWIESQGKIKSHHNVGGLPERLNLELIEPLRDLYKDEVREVAKELGLPERIYNRMPFPGPGLAVRVLGEVTPEKVAIVREANAIVEEEIEKAKLKPWQAFAVLLGVKTVGVQGDIRAYKETIAVRVVESLDGMTANAMNVPFDVLQRIAFRITSEVPQVGRVLYDITNKPPATIEFE
- a CDS encoding formate--phosphoribosylaminoimidazolecarboxamide ligase, with the translated sequence MEWKIGTYASHSALQILKGAKDEGFQTVIFGKERVKPLYTKYFPVADEFLVGEYPERELLEKKVIIVPHGSFVAHLGVERVESMKVPYYGNKAVLRWESDRSLERKWLQKANLKVPQVYEDPDDIDKPVIVKFHGAKGGKGYFLAKDSRDFWRKAQKVGINSKDDLKGVQIQEYILGVPVYPHYFYSKLNGELELMSIDRRYETNVDGIGRISAKDQLELDFENSYVVVGNIPIVLRESLLMEVIEMGERTVKAAEEIMGGLWGPFCLETILTDEMEFIVFEISARIVAGTNPFVNGSPYTWLRYDFPMSTGRRIAREIKQAIEEDRLDDILT
- a CDS encoding DUF2101 family protein, whose protein sequence is MNVEEALYKVGELVESAGRALKKSLNPQPQENPPTFKFLKKLVRRKVTIHEMLSLKLQLSFIAYLILALLIVVFTQSEVYLLSITVIFALYLRALLIRNQSFFIEYEPYRTFYYGLTSIAFVSFLGYLILRKIAVNIYYLYAYLIAIFALVLAFRHLFRAKYKRDWTYGVVEEVRGELVKVSVHDDIRANIKPGEYWIDKSEEVEVGSVVKVLVEERTLKGAVPKKIMEVYKTKPSSSNSSTEPKEESESNISL